From the genome of Platichthys flesus chromosome 10, fPlaFle2.1, whole genome shotgun sequence:
CCCACATTCTCTTAATGGCACGTCTTTCACAAGTGGATATGTGTTGACTGAACATCCGCCCTGCAACTGCATTTCCCTCAAAGCTTCTCCATAAAACGATAAGTGATGCGAAAGAAGCTCCTGCAGCCTGCTTTTAATTATAACGCGTCCacagggagcagcagcaccaaggaggaggaggaggaggaggaggaggaggaggatgaggtgatACTGATGGTGGAGCATCTCCAGATGACGCATCCTCGGTCAGTGGGGTGGATAAAATCACATATAAACACTGCAACGGGGTCAGTGTCACACCCCCGCCGATGAGAGGTCTGcatctgatttgttttcctccatTAAACATCAAGCACAGTGGCTACAAGAGGGTGGTCGGAAATGCACGTACCTCGCTGAATCTCCCTGCTGatgtgcgcctgtgtgtgtccgAGGTGAGCGGTGCGTCCGACGATGATGAGCACGGAGTACTTGTGCGGGCAGAAGTCGATGTTTGCGGTGCAGGCTGCGCGCCTCGGCTCCTCCCGGACCTCCCTCTCCAGCACCCGGCTGGACGCCATGTTGGAAACTTGCGTTGGGATGTGATGTCATTGaataggaaaaaagaaaaagaaaaaacctgcaAGCGTCTTTTATTATTACAGGGAGATGACAGCTGATGTGTTGGAATGCAGCCGCGCATTAGGGAACGTGAAGGAAGAGGCTGCATTATTGATGACGCACGGAAAAAGGGGGATCGATAtcgtttttattgttttattgttttccttttaagtGGCGCAGAGTGATCGTTATAATCAAATGACCAACAAGTAATGGTCATGcaataatataattttaaaaaaatcactacaTCTTCATAATACTACACATTTGTAACGTGCAATCCCCTtgtacacagacacatcatTGAATCCAAGAGTTTATTTATTggctttattgtgaaaaatcTTTCCAGAGATCAAATTTATCAACATAAAGAACAACGACCTAAAAATATGACCAAAACAAGGATTTGTGATAATTGCCTCATtcaaacagacacattcacaagaTTCCTTAATCCTACACAAACAACTTCCCCAGCCTATGATCACAAActctgagaaaacacagaacattGAAcctactcaaaaaaaaaaaatatattgggCAAGGTTTATAAAGGAAAACGTCCTCAATTAATGACATGCAGtactacatttcattttttattatcatcacaAGAAGAATAACAACAGTTGCAGCCACATCTCACAACAAGGAGGTTACACCTTCGTGTTTGGACCTCAAATCCCCGGGCTCTTTCCCGCCATCTCTTGTTTTCGTgggttcttctttcacaaacaTTTGAGAACATAGAAGTTGCAGGAAGTCCCCCGAGGACAGCTGCACATGGTGCCGATACGCGCGCCTTTACGCACGGCGCATGGCTCCCCTGCGTCACACTGGGGAGACAAAAGCAACATCGATTCAGTAAATTGCAGATATTGGTTATGGAGTTATTGTCTAGATAATGACGAGAATTAAGTTGTCTCCAAAGTCATAGAAGCATAACTCGATCTCAAAGTATTTTACCAAGAAACAAAGATTTCAAAGTTTTCAAATTGGAGACTGAACAAATCGTTTGTCCTCTcctaaattattatttgtatttctcaATACAATTATTGTGACTAAGAAAAAACTAATCCAAATAAGCTAATGCAACAAATTCACAGAACTGAAAATGTGTTCTACTCACCGAAGGCAACCAGCCAAGCTTTTTCTCATAGGGTATCTCCTTGCTCCTCAGCTTCTCCAGCACTTCTTGCAACGCGTCAATCTACACAGGGATAAATTATTTTTGTGAAAGAAATCCTGCTTTTAAATCGTGACCCTTATGGGGAAATGCATTGCTTGAGTTGTAAACCTGAATCTCTCAGACAAGATCTTCAATACCAGTTCTATAGAATCAGTTGTAAGAGTGTCACTTTTCTGAACAATGTAATATTTCATGAATCCAGCTGAAAACATGTCAGACATCTCTCACCAAGTCTTTCTCCTGTTGTCTTTTCGGCGAGAAATCCAACGAGCGCGTCTCCAGTGAAGAGTCTACCTCTGCACGAGCGAGCCACAGGTACGCGCAGCAGCAGGTGACCGCCAGGAGGAGAGCTCTTGCGCTGACCATGGTGCTGAAACACAGgctggatgaagaagaggaggaggaagaggaggtggaagaggatgGGTCCTTGTCTTCAGCAGGTGGAGGGTTTGGAGGGTCTCCTGGACGGAGATCCCCCTCTTTATAGCTGCTCCTCATCAGCCGGCCTCTGAAATATTCATGGGGACTCTGACATTGGTGACACCACTCAGCACCTCTGTATGTTTAACCGGAAGGCTGGTTGGAGGTGGGTTTACATTTGATAAAGCATATTTGTCAAAGTACaggtgtttgatttaaaaaaacttttcccCTCTCACCTTTTGGTCTTGCTTCCGATCTATTTCATTTGAGccatagcaaaaaaaaaatctagttttAATCAAGTTTGAAATCAGAAAAATTGGCCTTTTCATTAAACTCTCTGTTGTGCAAACCGAGCATTTGAGTGATAGCCTACACGTATCTGACTCACCGATGAGTCATTGTGATGTGTCAGAAAACACCACAGTGAAGAAAGGAAACAGCCTAATCTTGAAATGTGACATCGTGAGGAGGGGGCCTTATATAAATGCTGGTATCTCCCTTCTCGGCTTCACTGCTAATCTTTTCTATCCATCTTCTCGTGTCACCTCTTCTCAATAAAGAAATCAGACCTCCGGTTAACCCACACTGACATCAATCTGCAATCAGGATCCAATTTCCTTTCATGGAATAACCCTTAagcagtgtgtgggtgtgtgtgcgtgtgtgtctgtgtgtgtgtgtgtgtgtgtctgtgtttacacacCGACAATGTCAGAGACCATACGTTAGTTGCAAGTCCTGTTACCCCTGGAGGCCAATTCCTCCATCATGTTGGTCATGATCTCCTCCACTgtctcatggggggggggggggtaaaaagaGCAATCAACAGCATTAGGTCGATACAGGAAACGTTTTACTCCCCCGATGAATTATTTCCAGGTGTAATTTGAGGGGGATTTGGTTTTATCATTGATGTAACAGCAAACCAGACTTTTGTCACCTGGGGCTAAGCTGGTGGAGCCGTCAGGGATCTGTGGTTTAGGCACAACAAGGGAAAGATTTTGGCAGAGATaaaaattgatttgtttgttgacATGGTTACAAGTGTGTTTGACGTTTGGGGCCATTCCCATGAAATCAATAgctttaaaatttaaaatgacataaaaacCACAAGTAGTTTCTTCTGATCATACCTGATTGCAGTTTGCAGACGCCTCGATTACGACTGCATGCTGCAACAAGATGACAACGGCTAAATAGTTTCCATCTTCTGCCAGATGTTGGAGAACCGCACGATTCcaagatggagatggaggctTTTGAGAATCATCAGAAGCTGAAACCAAGTTGCTGAGTTaggttgaaataaaaaatggacagtaaagaaaatgtaacttaaatatttttcagtttattccatatttacataaatataagTAGTTGGCCGGCCTTCAGAAGACTGCATGGCCACTACATGATCTCCCATGGACCTGATCTCTGCCCATGTCTTGATATATTTTGTCATATTCACTCTTCTAATAATCAATGTAGACTTGAGCAGGAACCATTAAAAAACAGAGCAAAGATTGAAATCAGACATTGTTTCTCAGGGACATGTTGGACGAGCACTCGTTAAAAGACTGAGAGattctgactctgtctctgagaaagaagaagagtttACACTATAATATACAaattttttcataaatgttgGTTACATATATtcctttatttaaatatgttgttGAATGTTATCATCCTTCTGCAGAGGCGGAACATTTGCACTTTGAGATACTTTCACAGCCGGACGCAAAAACAGAACGGGACAACCAGAAGTTGCGGAGTGGGCTACTTCCTGCTGGATTAGCTCTCGGGAACATTTCCTCCGAGAGACATCAAGCTAAAATCGTGGTAGCGGCAGCTCGTACAGGCACTTCCGGTGGCAATGGAAACTGCCACTGATTTGTAAAGGCAGCTGTCACTGCTGACACCCTGTTCGAGGGGCAGTTGCCACTTGAGGGCAGCTACAGCTGTTTGTGaatgtttaaagtgtgttacAGTTCTGAGCACcaagaataattcatgtttatttctctGCTTGTTTTGTGAAAAATGCTCATTGATATATAGGATTTTTACAGATTCTGCTTAATCTCTGTTAgtactttgtctttgttttgggTCATTGAACTGAAACATTAATCATAAGAAtcataagaaaataaaaggcGACTATTTACACATTTCAATGACTATCTGTCATCAaagcaacattttatttttatttttcaagttgTACTTGGTAACCTTGGTGGAGATGTACTGGTTAGAATCAGAAGGAATTTCCTTCTACTTTGGTACAGTTGTAGTCAATACATTTGTACATGAGCAGTGGCATCTCTATTCATCAATGCTAACATGGAGTTATTCATGATCTTATGTAGAGTTAAAAGGCAAAGATAACAATGTACATTTTCCTTTGGTGTACCACAGTTTACTCGGGCCCAGAGTTCTAACCCATCCATTGACACCAAGATCATGCATATGGAACTTGAGCTTTTCTTGATTCATTTTGAATCAAAAACCCAGAGAGCTAacaattctattttattctattttatactatttgtattttattttttggggttgtaattacttgagcattgctagaagagagcctgtgactcaagcatttcattgccagcgactgcttaatgttattgttgtgcatttgaccaTAAAAATCtcgaatcttgaatcttgaactATCCAATACATTTCATAAAATAGTATATATCTCACTGAATAAATCACAACCAGCCCTAGTTGCTCTCCGACAGACACAGCTGCCTCAAAACACGTGTCAAATCAAATGGCAGCTGCCTCTTAACAATGTGGCAACAAAGGCTGCTGCCTTGACAGATCGGAGGCAGTCTCTGTTGACACCGGAAGTGGCTCTACTAGCTACCGCTGCCACGATTTGAGCTTGCCCCTTCTGCCCCCATCTGCTAATGAGCCAGTATTAGCTCGCTAGCACGACGCTACATGATTCAACCACAGCGTTAAACATGTTCACGGTTAAATACACTGTTGTTTGTGGATGCGTACGAGCGGAACCGTCTCTGTTCCTGAATGTTCCCGAGGAAAATGGGATTCGCTGAGTGCAACTTAGCCATGGAGTCGAGAACAGGTTGGTGGACGCTGTTAGCATTAGCCAGCTAACAGGCTAATTCATCAGCAGATGGAAGCAGATCCTGATGGTGCTTGGGCAGCAAAGTAAAGATAAAGTCACACT
Proteins encoded in this window:
- the LOC133962195 gene encoding cocaine- and amphetamine-regulated transcript protein-like, encoding MRSSYKEGDLRPGDPPNPPPAEDKDPSSSTSSSSSSSSSSLCFSTMVSARALLLAVTCCCAYLWLARAEVDSSLETRSLDFSPKRQQEKDLIDALQEVLEKLRSKEIPYEKKLGWLPSCDAGEPCAVRKGARIGTMCSCPRGTSCNFYVLKCL